In Vicia villosa cultivar HV-30 ecotype Madison, WI unplaced genomic scaffold, Vvil1.0 ctg.000025F_1_1, whole genome shotgun sequence, one genomic interval encodes:
- the LOC131622154 gene encoding transcription factor RADIALIS-like translates to MASSSMSASGSWSVKDNKAFERALAVYDKDTPDRWYNVAHAVGGKTPEEVKKHYELLVEDVKHIESGKVPYPNYKKISGSQEEKRMRNLSLH, encoded by the exons ATGGCATCTAGTTCAATGTCAGCTTCTGGCTCATGGAGTGTTAAGGACAACAAAGCCTTTGAAAGAGCTCTAGCTGTTTATGACAAAGACACACCAGATCGTTGGTACAATGTAGCTCATGCTGTTGGTGGAAAAACTCCTGAGGAAGTTAAGAAACACTATGAACTTCTTGTTGAAGATGTTAAGCATATTGAGTCAGGGAAAGTTCCATACCCAAATTACAAGAAAATTTCAGGCTCTCAAGAAGAGAAAAG GATGAGGAACCTGAGCCTTCATTGA
- the LOC131622156 gene encoding protein RADIALIS-like 3: protein MASSSMSASSSWSVKDNKAFERALAVYDKDTPDRWYNVAYAVGGKTPEEVKKHYELLVEDVKRIESGKVPYPNYQKNSVSQQEKRMRNLSLH, encoded by the coding sequence ATGGCATCTAGCTCAATGTCAGCATCTAGTTCATGGAGTGTTAAGGACAACAAAGCCTTTGAAAGAGCTTTAGCGGTTTATGACAAAGACACACCAGATCGTTGGTACAATGTGGCTTATGCTGTTGGTGGAAAAACTCCTGAGGAAGTTAAGAAACACTATGAACTTCTTGTTGAAGATGTTAAGCGGATTGAGTCAGGGAAAGTTCCGTACCCAAATTACCAGAAAAATTCAGTCTCTCAACAAGAGAAAAGGATGAGGAACTTGAGCCTTCATTGA
- the LOC131622213 gene encoding putative SWI/SNF-related matrix-associated actin-dependent regulator of chromatin subfamily A member 3-like 1 → MEPFSQSETDTYLAGFVMANIVGIKHYSGTITGREMVGLLREPLNPYDSNAIKVQNTQSLQVGYIERSVAAVLSPLIDASLIHVEAIVQTNPRNNNNSKFRIPCQIHVFAHFSAFDVVHDAFNDSPVHFISHSDPSFTLSNAAAVKETRAESTTTKTTSNKNLDQVFKLVRENLASKNQIHEPLNPPSNIIKSELLQHQKEALGWLFHRESSEDLPQFWEEKEGSFVNVLTNYQTNTKPEPLRGGIFADGMGLGKTLTLLSLIAYDKMKMKGGKKRGRSVVETNATLIVCPPSVISTWITQLEEHTNRGALKVYMYYGDRRTQDAEELRKYDVVLTTYATLGAELRSLDTAVKKLGWRRIVLDEAHMIKNVNAAQSQAVIALNAKRRWAVTGTPIQNGSYDLFSLMAFLHFEPFSIKSYWQSLVQRPLNQGKQTGLNRLQVLMAAISLRRTKDTALVGLPPKIVETCYVELSCEERKLYDEVKDEIRSLMNNDRLMYSYSTILSMILRLRQICADLSMCPSDFKACLFSSTEIEDVSENPELLQTLIGMLQDCEDFDCPICLSPPSDVVITCCAHIFCRECILKTLQRSNSSCPLCRRSLSESELFSVPSLKTDTTEPSPPDVRSSTKVSTLIKLLTESRDQNPATKSVVFSQFRKMLPLLEESLKAAGFKTLRLDGAMSAKQRTQVIEQFQLSEVDEPMILLASLRASSTGINLTAASRVYLMEPWWNPAVEEQAMDRVHRIGQKEEVKIVRLIAKNSVEEKILMLQEEKKEITSRGSGRRSKDVVGMGIEDLRFVLGE, encoded by the exons ATGGAACCCTTTTCCCAATCCGAAACCGACACCTACCTGGCCGGCTTCGTCATGGCCAACATCGTCGGCATAAAGCACTACTCCGGCACAATAACCGGCCGCGAAATGGTCGGCCTACTCCGGGAGCCTCTCAACCCATACGACTCAAACGCCATCAAAGTTCAAAACACTCAATCCCTCCAAGTCGGTTACATCGAACGCTCCGTTGCCGCCGTTCTTTCGCCGCTCATCGACGCTTCACTCATCCACGTTGAAGCCATCGTTCAAACTAACCCTCGCAACAACAATAACAGTAAATTTCGTATCCCTTGCCAGATTCATGTTTTCGCTCATTTCTCTGCTTTTGATGTTGTTCATGACGCTTTTAACGATTCACCTGTTCACTTCATTTCGCACTCTGATCCTTCTTTTACTTTATCCAACGCCGCCGCCGTTAAAGAAACCCGCGCCGAATCCACCACCACAAAAACCACCAGTAATAAAAACCTAGACCAAGTTTTCAAACTCGTCCGTGAAAACCTAGCTTCCAAAAACCAAATTCATGAACCGTTAAACCCTCCTTCTAACATAATCAAATCAGAGCTTCTTCAGCATCAAAAAGAAGCTCTGGGATGGCTTTTCCACCGTGAAAGTTCCGAGGATTTACCGCAGTTTTGGGAAGAGAAGGAGGGGAGTTTCGTCAATGTGTTGACGAATTACCAAACCAACACTAAACCGGAGCCGCTCCGGGGAGGGATATTCGCGGATGGTATGGGATTAGGGAAGACTTTAACTTTGCTTTCGTTGATTGCTTATGATAAGATGAAAATGAAAGGTGGGAAGAAAAGAGGGAGGAGTGTTGTAGAGACAAATGCTACATTGATTGTGTGTCCTCCTTCGGTTATTTCGACTTGGATAACTCAATTGGAAGAGCATACTAACCGTGGCGCGTTGAAGGTTTATATGTATTATGGTGATAGAAGGACTCAAGATGCTGAAGAACTGCGAAAATATGATGTTGTGTTGACTACTTATGCTACTTTGGGAGCTGAGTTGCGGTCGCTGGATACTGCAGTGAAGAAATTGGGGTGGAGGAGAATTGTTTTGGATGAAGCACATATGATTAAGAATGTTAATGCTGCACAGAGTCAGGCTGTTATTGCTTTGAATGCTAAGAGGAGATGGGCTGTTACTGGAACACCTATTCAGAATGGTTCTTATGATTTGTTTTCTCTTATGGCTTTTTTGCATTTTGAGCCTTTTTCAATCAAGAGTTATTGGCAAAGCTTGGTTCAACGTCCTCTTAATCAAGGCAAACAGACTGGGCTCAACCGATTGCAG GTTTTGATGGCGGCAATATCATTACGAAGAACAAAAGACACTGCATTGGTGGGGCTTCCACCTAAGATTGTAGAGACTTGTTATGTTGAACTTTCATGCGAAGAGCGTAAACTCTATGATGAGGTTAAAGATGAAATAAGGTCGCTTATGAACAATGACAGACTAATGTATAGTTATTCTACTATACTAAGTATGATTCTAAGACTTCGTCAGATCTGTGCTGATTTATCGATGTGCCCTTCGGATTTCAAGGCATGTCTATTTTCTTCAACTGAAATTGAAG ATGTTTCAGAGAACCCTGAATTGCTGCAAACATTAATTGGGATGCTACAAGATTGTGAAGATTTTGACTGTCCAATTTGTTTATCTCCCCCATCAGATGTTGTAATTACATGTTGTGCTCATATTTTCTGCCGAGAATGTATTCTGAAAACTCTACAGCGCAGCAACTCTAGCTGTCCACTTTGTCGTCGCTCCCTTTCAGAATCTGAACTATTCTCAGTTCCCTCTCTCAAGACTGATACTACTGAACCGAGTCCACCAGATGTAAGGTCATCCACAAAAGTCTCTACTTTGATAAAGCTTCTTACAGAATCAAGGGATCAAAATCCAGCTACCAAATCTGTTGTATTTTCACAATTCCGAAAGATGCTGCCATTGTTAGAAGAATCTCTGAAAGCTGCCGGCTTTAAAACACTGCGTCTTGATGGGGCAATGAGTGCTAAACAAAGGACTCAAGTTATCGAACAATTTCAACTCTCAGAAGTTGATGAGCCAATGATTCTCCTTGCAAGTCTAAGGGCTTCAAGTACAGGTATAAATCTAACGGCTGCCTCTAGAGTGTACTTAATGGAGCCGTGGTGGAACCCAGCAGTCGAAGAACAGGCAATGGATCGTGTCCACCGCATTGGACAGAAAGAAGAGGTGAAGATTGTTAGACTGATAGCTAAAAATAGCGTTGAAGAGAAAATTTTAATGTTGCaagaggaaaagaaagaaataactAGCCGGGGATCTGGGAGGAGATCAAAGGATGTTGTTGGTATGGGCATAGAGGATCTCCGTTTTGTTTTAGGAGAATAG